CCTTCTCTACAATGTCATCATGTCCCAAAGACTTTGCCATATGCTGGTAGGCATTCCATACCTCTATGGTACTTTTCAGGCACTAATGTTCACTATTAAGATTTTTACATTGACCTTCTGTGGCTCTAATGTCATCAGTCATTTCTATTGTGATGATGTTCCCTTGGTACTTATGCTCTGCTCAAATGCACAAGAAATAGAATTGTCGACCATATTATTTTCAGCATTTAATTTGATCTCTTCCCTCTTGGTCATCCTAGTGTCCTACCTATTGATCCTGATAGCCATATTTCGAATGCATTCTACAAAGGGCAGGAAAAAAGCTTTCTCTACATGTGGTTCTCATCTGACAGTTGTGGTTGTGTTCTATGGGTCTCTATTATTTATGTACATGCAGCCCAAATCCACTCACTCCTTTGATACTGATAAAATGGCCTCTGTGTTTTACACTTTAGTAATCCCTATGCTTAACCCCTTGATCTATAGCTTAAggaacaaagaagtaaaaaatgccTTCTACAGGGTCTTTAAGAATCAATGCAAGCTTTGTATCTAATATccaatatgaaatattattttaataaacaagaaaaaggcaaatgtcACTTGATAATGTTTCTAATAAATATAATTGCATTCTTTTCATCTCCAGAGCAAAGGCTAATTAAAATGCACAGATAAATAGATTGTTTCCCTTGTTTTCAGCCATACTTTAGGTCTCAATTTAATGACATTTCCTTCCCAACATTCCTTATTATTGATTCAATATTTACTTTACTGATTCCACATAACCTCACATCTCACCCAATGGAAACACTTATTAAATTCCAAGTCAGTAAACTATGTGTTTGTTATCAggcaaagactttaaaacataCTATAAATATGTTCCATACACTGATTTAATTAAAACCTTAACCTTTTGAGGAGacaaacaaagattaaaaataaccAATGGGAATTCTGGAGATGAAAATTCAATATTTGGTAagaaccaatatttattgaatgagaaTAATAGCATATTAtatactgaaaaagaaatgatagctACACTTAAACTCATCACAATAAAGGCTACCGAAAGTGAGGTCAGAGGAAAACCTAATACTgaatgaatattataaaaatagtctTAGTGATCCATAGAATAACAGCAAGCTGCATACAGTATATTTAAATGTAGGTTTaagtggaaagaagaaattatatgGGGCAGAAAAAACCATGGGGAAAAATGTTCACCAGCATGTTTTTCcaaactttacaaaaataaaaaaaaaaactataagccTAAGGtataaaaagattaaatactTCTAAGCAggataaacagaaaggaaattacaCCAAAGCAAGACCTATAAATTTCTGAAAACTAGAGGATaaagaaaaacctttaaaaaatagtgaTGAAAGATAACTtatgaaaagatgaagaaaggatTTACCACTGATTATTggcaaaaaaaagtcataaaacctTGGCTTATGTCAACTTATAATTATATATCCATCAAAATTATTCTTGGCTAATCAAGGCTGCTTTGTCATAATATTATATCATCCTTTTATGCAAAGTCATTGTTTCAGTTACTCAtgcattgtgtatgtgtgtgtgtatataaaatatacttaactGGTGCATTATGTTGTGTAATTGAGATGCTGACAAAGGacatatttatgttttctaatgTTTAGTGCTATTGTACAATTTATTTATTCCGTTAGACCCTGGCgcaaaatatttttgacttttcctAATGGTACATTTGCAGAATAATTAACAAAATCCAAGGTACTCTCCCTTGGTAattacatgcatcttttttttaatccttgaaTGAGATCAAATCTTTAACAAAATGAGTCTCAAAGGGGGTTGAAAAACACTTCAAATATTCTGCAGCAGACAATGAGGATTAAAACAACAGGAAGTCAAAGCAGAATCGCCAATAAGGTAAGCAGCAAACACTGATCTTTGAACATTTATCAGGACATACAGCTTAAACTCAATCATCAccaaaatcttgaaagcattatgctGTGCAAAActgtttctttcatttcaatatatttatatgtcatCAATAGGATCAAGTGTACAACAGACCAGTTCTATAGTCTTTGATACTCTGTGTTGTGCATTTAGATCaccttagttttttttaaatgaacataatGTTTCAGTTATCTATTTTAACAAGGATCTTTGTCTATCCTTATTTACCTGGTATCTCTCCTGTcccactttttatttcttatgttctCAGGTGGACCTTAATAGAGCAGAAGAATGCCATTATGTTTATACAGATATAGTCTGAAGACAGAATAGCTTTGAATCCTGACTCTCCCACTTACTATCTCGATACTTTGGTTAAATTAATTCACTCCTTGTGCTCCCTATTTCCTTGACCATAAGATGGACTATGGTAATACCGCTGACACTTAAACAACATGGCACTGCAGGAGTCCACATAGACACAGATTATTTTAAGTTCATACATTATTATGTTTACCAGTGGTGGTGgtttgaatctgcagatgcagaatcCCCCGAGGGTAAGGCAGGTGGACTATGAGGCTTGAGCACCTGCAGATCTTGGGATCTGCAGCAGGCCCTGGAACCAATACCCTGTGAATGCTGAGATGACCATACTATCCTACTTCCTAGAGTTATTGTGtggattaataaattaatatacataaagtgCTCAGAAAAAATGCCTGGCGCATAATGCTTTCTCTGTTGGCGCTTGATATTCATTTGTAGTCCTCTTTCTACTGGTCTCTTTATATGAATCTCCCTAAGTCATCAGCATTCATAAATAATCAGAATATCCAAGTCCTTTTTTATACAAAAGAGGGACATATGATTGGAAGTCCATAAGAGGTAATTTAATTGTCAGAAATGACAGATATGGCAAAGGAGAACTACTATTAATAGCAAAATTCTAAAATCAACAGCATTAGATTTTGAATTGGACAAAAAAGCTGACTTTATAATAAGTGAGAATAATATAAGTGAGAATAACTGAAATTTGTATACGGTGGTTAGAGGTTATCTAATCACCACACAATTCATCACTCCACCAATAGTTTAGAATGTCTTTCTATGTCTTACAACTTTAAACAGATTTAATGGCTGTATGATAATGTAAGTTTTATGGCTTGAgtgtagatttttgttttataaattacttgaaaattaaacaaaaagcaGAAGTATAATGGATAggtatttgatatatttaaaaaagactttgggTAACAAGAAGTAGGCCATGGTAGCTGTATCAAAATGATCACTTCAAAATATCTTGTCCCATTAAGGCATACTTTACAAATGATTCAGTGAATGTGTGTTTTGTGATTCTATCAACTAGGAATGCCTATGGACATTCAAGTGGGCCTTAATACTTGTTGAGAGCCCTCAGGGACATTTCCCCTGGCCAGAGCTAGTGCTGTGGCTGGGTCAGCCTTTGTGATTCTTATGATGATTGTAGAATGCACCCCCAAAACAGTTATCAGGGAACCTTGAAAAACAAGGCTTATTAGGCATACCTTGGAGACTACATGACTCACTTAGAGCCACACAGAGAGGTTGAGGGGAGACACAGAGAAACACCCTGGGTTCTGCTTTCATTGTGGTCAAGGGCAGGACACCTAGATTCTCTTTGTACTgctgaatttaaaacataagagcCAAAATTAATGTGCAAGAAGGGAAAAGCAGAGTCAATCAAGCAGTCAGTTTCCAAAGGGAAGCCTTATGAATGGGGCAGCCTGGCTCTTGATGCAATTGTGTGGCTGAAAATGTACTTATTTGAGGTCAATGTCTTTGAAATGGACTGTCCCCATAATCAAAAGCTTAATGCCAGGAACTTGCATTACAATTAGAAAAGCTAATCAATAGACACTTAGGTGGCCATATGAATGTAGGTATGTGTGATATTGACCTCATGGGAAGAACAATCTCTAtaatttgaaacaaagaaaacaattctatatCTCATACATTAAATTCTCTTAGAAGATAGACTCTCTtggagttaagaatctggcattgtctctgaggcagggtggattcaatccccagcctggcacatgggttatggatctggtgttgggacagttgtggtgtaggtcacagctgtggctgggattaagtccctggcctgggaacttccatatgcccacaggtatggccatttaaaaagaaaaaaaaatgaagaagaagagagTATTTCAAATGTACTAAGTGTTGATCTTATACGCAGGTTACCAGGATGAATCATACGGAGAAATACAATCTTACTGCATGTACCCAAGGTGACTGAATTTATTCTCATGGGGATCACCGACAACCCTGGGCTGCAGGCACCTCTCTTTGGAATCTTCCTGATCATATACTTGGTCACAGTGATGGGAAATCTGGGCATGGTTATCCTGACCCATTTGGACTCCAAGCTACATActcccatgtactttttccttagACATTTGTCAATTACTGATCTTGGTTACTCCACTGTCATTGGCCCAAAAATGATGGTCAACTTTGTCCAGTCCCAAAATACAATTTCCTACCGTTGGTGTGCCACCCAACTAGCAGTCTTTGAGGTTTTCATCATCACTGAGCTGTTTATTTTATCAGCAATGGCCTATGATCATTATGTAGCCATCTGCAAGCCTCTTCTCTACGTGGTCATCATGGCAGAGAAAGTGTGTTGGGGGCTGGTACTCACTTCCTACCTCTACAGCACGTTTGTGTCACTGTTTCTCACAATTAAGTTATTTCAGTTGTCCTTCTGTGGCTCTAACATCATCAGTTATTTTTACTGTGACTGCCTCCCTCTGATGTCCATGCTCTGTTCTGACACACACGAATTAGAATCAATCATTTTGATCTTTTCTGGGTGTAATTTGCTTTCTTCCCTCTTGATTGTTCTTGTATCCTACACATTTATTCTGATGGCCATTCTCAGAATGAACTCAACTGAGGGAAGACACAAAGCCTTCTCTACCTGTAGTTCCCACCTAACGGTGGTGGTTGTGTTCTATGGGACATTATTGTTTATTTACCTGCAACCCAAATCCAGCCATGCATTTGCTACAGATAAAATGGCCTCTGTGTTTTACACCCTGGTGATCCCTATGCTGAATCCACTgatctacagcctgagaaacaaagaagtaaaagatgCTCTGAGGAGAACTTTAACGAATCGATGTAAAATTCCCAATTAATGTCTTAATATTCATTGGCAAAGGTGGGTCCAAAACCTGTTCTTTAATATTCTGTCAGTCCAATTATAGCATCAAAAAGTAGAAATGTCGTACcacattgctttccttttttttcttggtgaagcACTTCTTGCACTGAATAAATATTAGAGCCAGATAATTTAAGTCTCAAGTAAATTTCAGGATAATTTTGGAaactatatatttagaaataaggcaaagcataccaatttttttttttgtcttttgtccttttagggctgcactcctggcatatggagattcccaggctaggggtctaattggagttattgCTTCTGGCCtgcatgccagagccacaacaatgctgtatccgagccacttctgcaacccacaccacagctcatggcaatgctggatccttaacccactaagcaagcccaggggtcaaacccacaacctcatggttcctagttggatttgtttccactgcaccatgaagggaactcccataccaaATTTTTGGTCAAACTCAACATTCGCAGAGGTTAAAAAAGTCTCAAATAGTCAAAATGGAGTACAGTGAACTAGAAAATTAGTACTGTATATGTTATAGCAGTCCatgtgtattaaaaataaacaaaattgaaccATGAAGAATATGTAGGAGAAAAGCGGCAAGAAAGTAAGTAAATCTGTGATTATAATGCAACATGAACAAGCTGCTTCAAGAATCTAAGCTGAATAGGAAATAAAGCCTGCCACCTCAGAATGAAATTGTCGGTCGGACTGAGTTAAGATTTTCCATTTCACAGCTTGAGTGGgcatttgggaattttttttaaattaaaaaccatgagaaaaattTTGGCTAGTTCTGGATATCTTTTCAGAGACCCTCACACTACAGCTAACTTAGTTTATGATAGCTTCTGTATAAAGAAGTTGATGTAGGATTGGCAAAGTCAAGATAAAGGTGTTATCTGGTCATTTCCTAAAATGACATCACTATTTTGAAAAGCTGTAGCATTGATAACAAAGGTGAGAGATAACAGGGGTACACTTTAGGGCTAATTGCACTTTCATTATGTATCCTTTGACTCCTTCGTGAGCTTGTACGCACAGAGCCTATATTTTGCTTGTACTCTGCTAACACGAGTCTTCATTCCCCTTTTCAGattcatatatttcatttacgttttcctttttttaatgtactgtGGTCTACTTTGTTAAGAGAGTTCATCTTAAGTGTTttcatcacaaaagaaaaaaattatcaatgtgAGCTGATGGATTAGCTAATCACTTCACCATgtatatatcaaaatatcataTTGTACCCTGGAAACATATACAAGTTGTACATATTCGTTGTAACTTctataaatcttgaaaacatataactttttaaatacaaatgaaataaagtaaaacataaattaaagtaaaagaaatataaaattgcattatccaaaaaaaatcaattctgctTACCATGTTAGCTTTGGATCCTGTCCATAAGCATATATATTGTTGtcgaggtccagccccagcagccagggagtgctgaaggagaggatgggctacaaacggcgcggaaagaattggagccaactcctcagctgcatgctgcagatgacccaatttattaaatgaaaagcatcagtttttataccccATCACAATCAGGTTTTGTGTGatatttgacattaacatttgatttaaagccgtttttgttccctccacctgagatacaaaaaaaggttagttaaaaaatgttcctttcaactttagattttccttcaagattacaaacttaaagtttcacactgtatttttcttaaaaggtcaacaacagtagctattctattctatactaagaacaaagctttaataagtaataaactatgatacctaacattctttaactaaaggtgtatgtagttaacaaaacgcatgaaagccttgggctcatgacATTCTTAAAACTATGATTTATTTGGCAACAGCAAGCTAAgcatttaacctattgtgctgatttatgtaagttccaaaccaccaatttcaatagaaaggagtaaTATACCCAAAAATTATCAAATGCCCCCACAAGGGatgaaagttacaggtgacactgttatttgataaaaaatatatctattatagaaaatagcaaattataggccaaacaacattttttcccagccccaaacttctttttaagtaaagggactgaaatcataagtttcccctgtatactctcacaaaataggtgccataaattgttactccaaaacaaaggctttttccattacattgtttaaataatttcactctgttttggttcaaatGTTTTacgtacccagggcaaatctttagcagcaagaaagctgtgaatcaaagatagaaaaagaaggataaacacagaaaaatagattaacatattttttaggggatatcatttttattttcctggagccgatgtctttcaagggattgctctgcaatccttcttctttcttcagcttgtctgtagctctgctaaccagacaagcctcacgcatccgcaatccttcttctttcttcagcttgtctgtagctctgctaaccagacaagcctcatgcaggtgccgactgtggctttgctttctttactggagcagccttatggctcccgacaTATTGtcatgaataaattttatttttgagactAACATTTAATATTATACTGCAGACTTTTTCATCTTGTATGCTTTCATCCaaattttatcatttccattACTTTTAACAACCcacaagtaaatttaaaaatattattcacatCTGCTGTATCACCCATatagaaagaacttaaaaaaaatcataatatatcaAAAACTCTAAAGTTACTTTTCTAACTTGAGAATTCATCATGAACCTCTTTCTTAtgcagtaaagtttttttttttcactttcaatgTCAGCATACAACTGTGGAATATAGATTAATCACTTTGTATTTGGTCATTCTTCAgctgatggacacttggttgtttgcaggtttttatttcttttaccactATTAAAAATGCTATAATAAATACACGTGCTTATAACATGATATactcatgttttttatttctaaaataaattcataagttTCTTCTATAGTCTAACTATGTGTTGCTGGGTGAATGACTTACATATTTGCATAgcaattttcaataaaaaataaaaccttaacaAAAAGTGCCacacattgtgatttttttccaagtagTATTTTTTACAAGAGAGGATACTGACATTTACTGACATATCCTTATCATTGTATGATGACAAAAATTGCAAAATGGCCATCAGCTATTAGATGTCATAGGTACAGTCTTTTAATGTGTAAACtgtatactgggtcactttgttgtagaaaattgacataacactttaaaccaactataatggaaaaaataaaaatcacttaaaataataaaaaataaagaagccaaattaaaaaaaaagtgcatctaaAATACTCAGTGGttgaaaaatttatttgtgtGATGAGAAATGAATGTATAGACATGAtgcagcagctttatttgtaaatattgtgTTTGACTTGGAATTATATTCTTCTACCTTTTCTCACCTGAAAGAcaatcataaagaaaatattaaaataatacatttattaccGAGGATTGTTTTTGGAGGGAAAATCCTCACTTTGAACATCCTTTTTACCCCTTTCCTTGAAATAATGACTATGCTAACTTTATATCATTGAAGTAAAAGTGGAGGAAAAAACCCAACAGAGAGAGTGGcataacagaaatacaaattattgaTGGACTTTGTTCTCACTTCACTGCTAATCCTCTGGTTTCTTGCtctttaatgttatatttttgcAATAATGAATATCAGTGCAAATGGGCTACTCTGACGGGTACACATTCATCAGATGTCATGGAATCATACTCACTTCAAAAATGTAGGTCCAGCCTACCacagagacagacaaacagacacacacacgcactcacatGAAGACTTCTGGGGTGTCTGGATGAACTACTGGAGGGACATCTTGTTAAGGAGTCAATCCCAAATGAAATCTTCCCCAAGGATATGAAAGACAATTTGTGGATGCTAGAATCACATGTGCTTCAGAGTTAGGCTCTCAAAGGTTTATAGAGCTCCACTAACTCTCACTGCCACAGCCATTCAGAAACTCTATGAGGCTGAAACAGATTTCCATTAGAGGTGGGTAGACAATATTTACATTATCTTTGTATGGcttctaaaaatcaaaatgatacCCTAAACTGAGccatttcactttcattttggaAGGCACTGGGCATTATGGAAAATCAAATAATACAATACTTAAAGCTTATTTCCaagatttagaatatttttggaaaatagatgTTGTAAAATATCATCCTACTACTtatgtttcaaaattaaaactgGCATCATTAGGTTTTAGGTATTTAAGTAGGTTATACCACTACTGACATAATAGATTTTTACTCACTGAGATTATTTATATAGCAGATTTATTTCTGTGATactagctaaaattaaaaaaaagtgcaagtttcacaaaaataaactgtgaAAGAGAACTGGGTACACAATTACTCAAAGTTTAAATGATGTTCCTTTTTGTGACTATAACTCTTCACACAAATTTCCTCAAGAAAATTTCATTAACTCTGGTAACATACAAATACAGGCAAAAACATATATGGAAGAATAGTATATAATCAATGTATAATAGAAGATccttagataaataaataaaataaatctgccaacatttaaattaaaatctctaaaagaggagttctctgatggctcagtggggaaaggatccaacactgtcattgttgtggctctggttactgctatggtgtgagttcaatccctggccaaggatttCTATTTGAGGAAAGACACTGCATAAACAGGATCAAGATATTAAGAATCTGCAGATCCCCAGATTCCTGGTTTGATTGGACTCAACCTCTATGACATTCTCAAGTGGAAAAAGAAACCCAGGAAGAAAATGTTCATTTACTAGGAAACCTTTGGTTCAAGTAATCCAAAATAAGgtgttcaaaaataaatttacttgaaCAAAAATCCAGTCTcgtaaatttataataaaagaaaattctaagcTCATTGAgacaattttaaatacatttttaaggttATTAATTATTCATTAGCCATAAAACATTGATGATAGTTTAAAGACAACTCACTTATTTTTTTAGCCTTCCTGTTGCTTATTAGTACtcttaaaaagattgaaaaggcCTACAGTGTGACCAGGAATGACATTCTTCAATACTCCAAATTCAAGGTTGGTAGCCTCATTTGACACACTACATTTATTCCAGTTTCTGATGGCAATGGAAAGGTCACTGCTACAAATAATGAACAAACTTCTTTCAGatgaaatgtcattatttctctctctctctctcagtcacacacacacacacacacaaacacacacacaaacagagtACTCTCAGAAGAATAAATAGGAATAagaacttgatccccttgctgtacagtggaaaaataaaaaaaaagtaaaataaaatttaaaaaaagaaaaaaaaaatttgaggggccagagataaaattttatattcagcaCACGTCTGGTAAgacagtaagaaaagaaaagtgatatgGACCTGATTATGGAAATCACTGAAAATGAAGCTAAAGATATTTCAATTATTCTAAaaacacaacttagaataatTACTCAAAAAAAGCTTTCCTACTACTATTTGCCTTCCAACTAATATGAGAGTCATGACATGAAGACCAAAGATACAATATAGTCAATAACAGTATTAATAACCTAGGGAAATATCAacccaagagaagaaaagaggggatACTAACTTAGAATGGCAAAGCATTTCGGGAACTGGCAAACATGATGCagaaatttgaaagagaaaattagaGGATGAATACAATGCTCGTGATTTAAAACAGAtgacatataaaatttatttttgca
The nucleotide sequence above comes from Phacochoerus africanus isolate WHEZ1 chromosome 2, ROS_Pafr_v1, whole genome shotgun sequence. Encoded proteins:
- the LOC125121084 gene encoding LOW QUALITY PROTEIN: olfactory receptor 8K5-like (The sequence of the model RefSeq protein was modified relative to this genomic sequence to represent the inferred CDS: inserted 2 bases in 1 codon), which translates into the protein MGQQNLSLLTEFILMGVTRQPELQAPLFGIFLIIYTITVVGNLGMIILTQMDSHLHTPMYFFIKHLAFIDLGNSTVICPKMLVNFVVDPNTISYYACATQLXFFLMFIISEFFILAAMACDRFVAICNPLLYNVIMSQRLCHMLVGIPYLYGTFQALMFTIKIFTLTFCGSNVISHFYCDDVPLVLMLCSNAQEIELSTILFSAFNLISSLLVILVSYLLILIAIFRMHSTKGRKKAFSTCGSHLTVVVVFYGSLLFMYMQPKSTHSFDTDKMASVFYTLVIPMLNPLIYSLRNKEVKNAFYRVFKNQCKLCI
- the LOC125120684 gene encoding LOW QUALITY PROTEIN: olfactory receptor 8K1-like (The sequence of the model RefSeq protein was modified relative to this genomic sequence to represent the inferred CDS: deleted 1 base in 1 codon), with product MNHTEKYNLTAVPKVTEFILMGITDNPGLQAPLFGIFLIIYLVTVMGNLGMVILTHLDSKLHTPMYFFLRHLSITDLGYSTVIGPKMMVNFVQSQNTISYRWCATQLAVFEVFIITELFILSAMAYDHYVAICKPLLYVVIMAEKVCWGLVLTSYLYSTFVSLFLTIKLFQLSFCGSNIISYFYCDCLPLMSMLCSDTHELESIILIFSGCNLLSSLLIVLVSYTFILMAILRMNSTEGRHKAFSTCSSHLTVVVVFYGTLLFIYLQPKSSHAFATDKMASVFYTLVIPMLNPLIYSLRNKEVKDALRRTLTNRCKIPN